The Neisseria subflava genomic interval TCGGGTTTCAGACGACCTGTTGCCTTTGGTTGCGCCGCCCGGTTCGTCATCCAAGCGCATGGTCAGCGCGATGCGTTTTCTGGCAGCATCGACTTCCAGCACTTTCACTTTCACCACGTCGCCGGCTTTCACGACTTCGCGCGGGTCTTGGACGAATTTATTGGACAGGGCGGAGATGTGCACCAAGCCGTCCTGATGGACGCCGATGTCCACGAACGCGCCGAAGTTGGCGACGTTGGAAACCACGCCTTCGAGTATCATGCCGACTTGCAAGTCGCTGATTTCGTGGATGCCTTCGGCGAAGGAGGCCGTCTGAAACTCGCCGCGCGGGTCGCGGCCGGGTTTTTCCAGCTCGGACAGGATGTCCAGAATGGTCGGCAGGCCGAAGCGTTCGTCGGTGAAGTCGGACGCTTTGATTTGCTTCACGCGCTCGCGGTTGCCGATGAGTTCGGCGGCGGTAATGCCTTGTTGCGCCAGCATTTTGGCGACGACGGGGTAGGCTTCGGGGTGGACGGCGCTTGCGTCCAGCGGCTCTTTGCCGCCGTTAATCCGCAAAAAGCCCGCCGCCTGCTCGAAGGTTTTTTCGCCCAAACGCGGCACTTTCAGCAGTTTTTTGCGGCTGTCGAACGCGCCGTTTTCATCGCGGTAGGCAACGATGTTTTGGGCAAGGGTTTGATTCAAACCGGAAATCCGCGCCAAGAGCGGGGCGGAGGCGGTGTTCACGTCCACGCCGACGGCGTTCACGCAGTCTTCGACCACTGCGTCCAGCGATTTGGCGAGCTGGCTTTGGTTCACGTCGTGCTGATACTGCCCCACGCCGATGGATTTGGGGTCGATTTTGACCAACTCGGCAAGCGGGTCTTGCAGCCTGCGGGCGATGGACACCGCGCCGCGCAGGGAAACGTCCAAGTCGGGGAACTCGCGCGCCGCCAGTTCGGACGCGGAATAAATCGACGCGCCGGCTTCGGAGACGACGATTTTGTGCAGCCCCATTTCCGGCATTCCGCGCACCAGTTCGCCCGCAATTTTGTCGGTTTCGCGGCTGGCAGTGCCGTTGCCGATGGCGATGAGCTTCACGCCGTGTTGTTTAATCAGGCGTGACAGCGTTGCCAACATATTGTTTTCTTGGTGCAAATAGACGATGACCGTATCCAGCAGCTTGCCCGTGTCGTCCACTATGGAGCATTTCACGCCGTTGCGGTAGCCGGGATCGAGCCCCAGCGTGGTCAGCCGTCCGGCGGGCGCGGCGAGCAGCAAGTCTTTGAGATTGCGGGCGAACACGGTAATCGCGTCGGTATCGGCGGCTTCTTTCAGACGGCCTAAGGCTTCGAGTTCCAGCGACAAAAAGATTTTCGCGCGCCAAGTCAGGCGCACGGTGTCACGCAGCCATTTGTGGCCGTCTGAAACCTTGAAACGGCGGGCGATGAGTTGCTCGTATTCGCTTTGCTGGGTAATCGGCGTGTCGTCGGGCTGGTATTTGAGCGCGATGTTCAACACGCCTTCGTTGCGGCCGCGCAAAACCGCCAGCGCGCGGTGGCTGGGCATGGCGCGCACGGGTTCGCGGTGGTCGAAATAATCGCTGAATTTTTCGCCTTCGGTTTCTTTGCCTTCAACGACTTGC includes:
- a CDS encoding Tex family protein, with the translated sequence MNITQILSQELSATAAQITAAVSLLDDGATVPFIARYRKEATGGLDDTQLRQLAERLQYLRELEERKAVVLKSIEEQGKLSDDLRAQIEAADNKTALEDLYLPYKPKRRTKAQIAREHGLQPLADVLLAEQPQDVEAAAQGYLNENVPDTKAALDGARAILMEQFAEDAELIGTLRDKLWNEAEIHAQVVEGKETEGEKFSDYFDHREPVRAMPSHRALAVLRGRNEGVLNIALKYQPDDTPITQQSEYEQLIARRFKVSDGHKWLRDTVRLTWRAKIFLSLELEALGRLKEAADTDAITVFARNLKDLLLAAPAGRLTTLGLDPGYRNGVKCSIVDDTGKLLDTVIVYLHQENNMLATLSRLIKQHGVKLIAIGNGTASRETDKIAGELVRGMPEMGLHKIVVSEAGASIYSASELAAREFPDLDVSLRGAVSIARRLQDPLAELVKIDPKSIGVGQYQHDVNQSQLAKSLDAVVEDCVNAVGVDVNTASAPLLARISGLNQTLAQNIVAYRDENGAFDSRKKLLKVPRLGEKTFEQAAGFLRINGGKEPLDASAVHPEAYPVVAKMLAQQGITAAELIGNRERVKQIKASDFTDERFGLPTILDILSELEKPGRDPRGEFQTASFAEGIHEISDLQVGMILEGVVSNVANFGAFVDIGVHQDGLVHISALSNKFVQDPREVVKAGDVVKVKVLEVDAARKRIALTMRLDDEPGGATKGNRSSETRHQERRDRKPQRNDRAPTNSAMADAFAKLKR